The following proteins are encoded in a genomic region of Sphingopyxis sp. YF1:
- a CDS encoding urate hydroxylase PuuD, giving the protein MDKFFGNLHAVLGTGLVLAIVLMLCLNGQNFEDGLAAGNAIMRWLHTFFGVLWIGLLYYFNFVQMPTMPKIPAELKPGVSKHIAPAALFWFRWAALITVLLGIAIAGHSKYLAPALGLQDPYKLIGVGMWLGLIMAFNVWFLIWPNQKKALGIVEADDATKAKAARTAMIFSRTNTLLSIPMLYAMVNFS; this is encoded by the coding sequence ATGGACAAGTTTTTCGGTAATCTGCACGCCGTTCTGGGCACCGGCCTGGTGCTGGCGATCGTACTGATGCTGTGCCTCAACGGCCAGAATTTCGAGGATGGCCTCGCCGCGGGCAACGCGATCATGCGCTGGCTGCACACCTTCTTCGGCGTGCTGTGGATCGGGCTGCTCTATTATTTCAACTTCGTCCAGATGCCGACGATGCCCAAGATCCCGGCCGAGCTGAAACCCGGCGTGTCAAAGCATATCGCGCCCGCCGCGCTCTTCTGGTTCCGCTGGGCGGCGCTGATCACCGTTCTGCTGGGCATCGCGATCGCCGGCCATTCCAAATATCTGGCGCCCGCGCTCGGCCTTCAGGACCCGTACAAGCTGATCGGCGTCGGCATGTGGCTGGGCCTGATCATGGCGTTCAACGTCTGGTTCCTGATCTGGCCGAACCAGAAAAAGGCGCTGGGCATCGTCGAAGCCGACGATGCGACCAAGGCGAAGGCTGCGCGTACCGCGATGATCTTTTCGCGGACCAACACCCTGCTGTCGATCCCGATGCTCTATGCGATGGTGAACTTCAGCTAA
- the dapF gene encoding diaminopimelate epimerase, with product MADRFTKMHGLGNDFVVIDAREAPVAMTAARAHAIADRRHGIGCDQLILLEPSEKADVRMRIFNADGGEVEACGNATRCVATLIGKPAVIETLGGMLRVAPADGGAEVTLGEPEFDWEHIPLAMPMDTRDMPVAWDELEHGAAVNVGNPHIIFFVPEADAIPLADLGPRIETDPLFPERVNVNVASLDGPDRLQLRVWERGVGLTQACGTGACATAVAAIRAGKVASPVTVSLPGGDLIIRWAPGEPIVMSGAATRVFDGETDWAQFG from the coding sequence ATGGCGGATCGCTTCACCAAGATGCACGGGCTCGGCAATGATTTCGTCGTGATCGACGCGCGAGAGGCGCCGGTCGCGATGACGGCAGCGCGCGCCCACGCAATCGCCGACCGGCGGCACGGCATCGGCTGCGACCAGTTGATCCTGCTCGAACCGTCGGAGAAGGCCGACGTGCGCATGCGTATCTTCAACGCCGACGGCGGCGAGGTCGAGGCGTGTGGCAATGCGACGCGCTGCGTCGCGACGCTGATCGGCAAGCCCGCCGTGATCGAGACGCTGGGCGGGATGCTGCGCGTGGCGCCCGCCGACGGCGGCGCGGAAGTGACGCTGGGTGAACCCGAATTCGACTGGGAGCATATCCCGCTAGCGATGCCGATGGACACGCGCGACATGCCCGTCGCGTGGGACGAACTGGAGCATGGCGCGGCGGTCAATGTCGGCAATCCGCACATCATCTTCTTCGTACCCGAAGCCGATGCCATTCCCTTGGCCGACCTCGGCCCGCGGATCGAGACCGACCCGCTCTTCCCCGAGCGCGTCAACGTCAATGTCGCGAGCCTCGACGGCCCCGACCGTTTGCAACTGCGCGTGTGGGAGCGCGGCGTCGGGTTGACGCAGGCGTGCGGCACCGGCGCCTGCGCGACCGCGGTCGCGGCGATCCGCGCGGGCAAGGTCGCCTCGCCGGTGACAGTCTCGCTGCCCGGCGGCGACCTGATCATCCGCTGGGCGCCCGGCGAACCCATCGTGATGAGCGGCGCCGCGACGCGCGTGTTCGACGGCGAGACCGACTGGGCCCAGTTCGGATGA
- the rimM gene encoding ribosome maturation factor RimM (Essential for efficient processing of 16S rRNA), with translation MADANRPVTLAAIAGAHGVRGEVRLKLFGEGAEALRAFSVFDAGARKLTLKSVRPANQGAVATFAEIADRSAAEALRGTLLTVPRSALPSLGPGEYYHHDLLGLPCVSTDGAAIGHVVAVENFGAGDILEIEKPSETGKKPVRFMVPMNERAVPAWDTDGVTVDAAFVE, from the coding sequence TTGGCCGACGCAAACCGCCCCGTCACCCTCGCCGCCATTGCCGGCGCGCATGGGGTGCGGGGTGAGGTGCGCCTGAAGCTGTTTGGCGAAGGCGCGGAGGCTCTCCGCGCCTTTTCCGTTTTCGATGCAGGCGCGCGCAAGCTGACCCTCAAATCGGTGCGCCCCGCCAACCAGGGGGCGGTCGCGACCTTTGCCGAGATCGCCGACCGCAGTGCGGCCGAGGCGCTGCGCGGCACATTGCTCACGGTCCCGCGTTCGGCGCTGCCGTCGCTTGGCCCGGGCGAATATTATCACCACGACCTGCTCGGACTGCCATGCGTATCGACCGATGGGGCCGCCATCGGCCATGTCGTCGCGGTCGAAAATTTCGGCGCGGGCGACATTCTCGAGATCGAGAAGCCCTCCGAGACCGGCAAGAAGCCCGTGCGTTTCATGGTGCCGATGAACGAGCGGGCGGTACCCGCGTGGGATACCGATGGCGTGACCGTCGACGCGGCTTTTGTTGAATAA
- the ftsY gene encoding signal recognition particle-docking protein FtsY, translated as MSGASWSERLFGGLKRTSERLGENLAGLAGKARLDEDDLDRIEEALITADLGPGMAARIRDRLAARRDAVAGNVEELRKIVADEIAAVLRPVAEPLEIDAFPRPQVILVIGVNGSGKTTTIAKLAHLFQEQDYGVMLVAGDTFRAAAIGQLKVWAERLGVPIMAGPEGGDAAGIVFDAVKKATATGIDVLIVDTAGRLQNKRELMDELEKIKRVLGRLNPAAPHDVVLVLDATTGQNALSQIDVFREVAGVTGLVMTKLDGTARGGVLVAAAERHGLPIHAIGIGETIDDLRPFDADEIAGIIAGNIR; from the coding sequence ATGAGCGGCGCGAGCTGGAGCGAACGGCTGTTCGGCGGCCTCAAACGCACGTCGGAACGCCTTGGCGAAAATCTGGCCGGGCTCGCCGGCAAGGCGCGGCTCGACGAGGACGACCTCGACCGGATCGAGGAAGCGCTGATCACCGCCGATCTTGGCCCCGGCATGGCGGCGCGCATCCGCGATCGGCTTGCGGCGCGCCGTGACGCGGTTGCGGGCAATGTCGAGGAATTGCGCAAGATCGTCGCCGACGAGATTGCCGCGGTGCTGCGCCCGGTCGCCGAACCGCTCGAAATCGACGCCTTTCCCCGCCCGCAGGTCATCCTCGTGATCGGGGTCAACGGATCGGGCAAGACGACAACGATCGCCAAGCTCGCGCACCTGTTCCAGGAACAGGATTATGGCGTGATGCTCGTTGCGGGCGACACCTTCCGCGCCGCGGCGATCGGCCAGTTGAAGGTCTGGGCCGAACGGCTGGGCGTGCCGATCATGGCCGGCCCCGAAGGCGGCGACGCCGCGGGCATCGTTTTCGACGCGGTGAAAAAGGCGACCGCGACGGGCATCGACGTGCTGATCGTCGACACCGCGGGCCGCCTCCAGAACAAGCGCGAACTGATGGACGAGCTCGAGAAGATCAAGCGCGTGCTCGGCCGCCTCAATCCCGCCGCACCGCACGACGTCGTGCTCGTGCTCGACGCGACGACGGGCCAGAATGCGCTGTCGCAAATCGATGTGTTCCGCGAGGTCGCCGGGGTCACAGGTCTGGTCATGACCAAGCTCGACGGCACCGCGCGCGGCGGGGTGCTCGTCGCCGCGGCCGAACGCCACGGCCTTCCCATTCATGCGATCGGTATCGGCGAGACGATTGACGACCTTCGCCCCTTCGACGCCGACGAGATCGCGGGCATCATTGCAGGAAATATCCGATGA
- a CDS encoding inner membrane-spanning protein YciB, with protein sequence MNGPIDQLPGGPEPVPAPPPAKHGGLNFAIDFGPLLVFFLAYKLSSGGEGAFAATTAAIKGTIAFMVAIVVAMAVSKWKLGKISPMLWMSSLLVLGFGALTIWFHDERFIVMKPTIIYAAFAVLLLGGWWFGKPLLKYLLQSALEGLTERGWLLLSRNWGLFFAALGIANHVMYELIQAKQMSFDLWLTIKVWGVTALSFVFTLTQLPVMMKNGLALPEEPAADKQA encoded by the coding sequence ATGAACGGACCGATCGACCAGCTGCCCGGCGGACCCGAACCGGTCCCTGCGCCGCCGCCCGCCAAACATGGCGGGCTCAATTTCGCGATCGATTTCGGGCCGCTGCTCGTCTTCTTTCTCGCCTATAAACTCTCGTCGGGCGGCGAAGGCGCCTTCGCCGCGACCACCGCGGCGATCAAGGGCACCATCGCCTTCATGGTCGCGATCGTCGTCGCGATGGCGGTGTCCAAATGGAAGCTCGGCAAGATTTCGCCGATGCTGTGGATGTCGAGCCTGCTCGTTCTGGGGTTCGGCGCGCTCACCATCTGGTTCCACGACGAGCGTTTCATCGTCATGAAGCCGACGATCATCTACGCCGCCTTTGCCGTGCTGCTGCTCGGGGGCTGGTGGTTCGGCAAGCCCTTGCTCAAATATCTGCTCCAGTCGGCGCTCGAAGGGCTGACCGAGCGCGGCTGGCTGCTGCTGTCGCGCAACTGGGGCCTGTTCTTCGCCGCGCTCGGCATCGCCAACCATGTCATGTACGAACTCATCCAGGCGAAGCAGATGAGTTTCGACCTGTGGCTGACGATCAAGGTGTGGGGCGTCACCGCCCTCTCCTTCGTCTTCACGCTGACCCAGCTGCCGGTGATGATGAAGAACGGGCTCGCGCTGCCCGAGGAACCGGCAGCCGACAAGCAAGCTTGA
- the ffh gene encoding signal recognition particle protein: MFDSLSNRLGDVFGKLRGRGALTEADVRAAMREVRIALLEADVALPVVRSFVDQVTELAIGQNVLRSVTPGQQVVKIVSDALTEMLGSETAELDLNVAPPAVIMMVGLQGSGKTTTTAKIAKRLKDKERKKVLMASLDVNRPAAQEQLAVLGGQIDVATLPIIAGQQPVEIAQRAMQAAKLQGFDVLMLDTAGRLHVDQQLMDEMQAVSRTANPTETLLVVDSLTGQDAVQVAQRFTDQVPLTGVVLTRMDGDARGGAALSMRAVTGKPIKFAGTGEKLDGLELFQPSRIAGRILGMGDVVSLVERAAETIQAEEAEAMAAKMAKGIFDLNDLRTQLNQMRRMGGLGALAGMIPGIKKAQLAMAQGGADDKMLVHFDAIMGSMTPKERAKPEILTAKRKIRIANGSGTTVQQVNKVLKMHQEMAGAMKKIRKMGGLKGLGALFGKGGGIPGMGGGGGGGLGGLPGLGGGAIPPELANLMNKKK; encoded by the coding sequence ATGTTCGACAGTCTGAGCAATCGGCTTGGCGATGTTTTCGGGAAGCTCCGCGGCCGCGGCGCGCTGACCGAGGCCGACGTGCGCGCCGCGATGCGCGAAGTGCGAATCGCGCTGCTCGAAGCCGATGTCGCGCTCCCCGTCGTGCGCAGCTTCGTCGATCAGGTCACCGAACTCGCGATCGGCCAGAATGTCTTGCGTTCGGTCACCCCGGGCCAGCAGGTGGTCAAGATCGTCAGCGACGCGCTGACCGAGATGCTCGGCTCCGAAACCGCCGAGCTCGATCTCAACGTCGCGCCGCCCGCGGTCATCATGATGGTCGGCCTCCAGGGCTCGGGCAAGACGACGACGACCGCGAAGATCGCGAAGCGCCTGAAGGACAAGGAACGCAAGAAGGTGCTGATGGCGTCGCTGGACGTCAATCGCCCCGCCGCGCAGGAACAGCTCGCCGTCCTCGGCGGCCAGATCGATGTCGCGACCTTGCCGATCATCGCGGGCCAGCAGCCGGTCGAGATCGCACAGCGCGCGATGCAGGCCGCGAAGCTTCAGGGCTTCGATGTGCTGATGCTCGATACCGCGGGCCGCCTCCACGTCGACCAGCAACTGATGGACGAGATGCAGGCGGTGTCGCGCACGGCGAACCCCACCGAAACGCTGCTCGTCGTCGACAGCCTGACCGGGCAGGACGCGGTACAGGTCGCGCAGCGCTTCACCGACCAGGTGCCGCTCACCGGCGTCGTGCTCACCCGCATGGACGGCGACGCGCGCGGCGGTGCCGCGCTGTCGATGCGTGCGGTCACCGGCAAGCCGATCAAATTCGCGGGCACCGGCGAAAAGCTCGACGGGCTCGAACTCTTCCAGCCGTCGCGCATCGCGGGCCGCATCCTCGGTATGGGCGATGTCGTCAGCCTCGTCGAGCGCGCCGCCGAAACCATCCAGGCCGAAGAGGCCGAGGCGATGGCGGCGAAGATGGCCAAGGGCATCTTCGACCTCAACGACCTGCGCACGCAGCTCAACCAGATGCGTCGCATGGGCGGCCTCGGCGCGCTCGCCGGCATGATCCCCGGGATCAAGAAGGCGCAGCTGGCGATGGCGCAGGGCGGCGCCGACGACAAGATGCTTGTCCACTTCGACGCGATCATGGGGTCGATGACCCCGAAGGAACGCGCGAAACCCGAAATCCTGACCGCGAAGCGCAAGATCCGCATCGCCAACGGTTCGGGTACCACGGTGCAACAGGTCAACAAGGTGCTCAAGATGCACCAGGAAATGGCCGGTGCGATGAAGAAGATCCGCAAGATGGGCGGATTGAAGGGGCTCGGCGCGCTGTTCGGCAAGGGCGGCGGCATTCCCGGAATGGGCGGCGGCGGGGGCGGCGGCCTCGGCGGTCTTCCCGGCCTCGGCGGCGGGGCGATCCCGCCCGAACTCGCCAATTTGATGAACAAGAAGAAATAA
- a CDS encoding MiaB/RimO family radical SAM methylthiotransferase, translating to MSVATRGGAEVVNFGCRLNIAEGEAIRAAVREAAAPDTIVFNSCAVTDEAVRQARQAVRRALRESPGRRVVVTGCAAELESARFADMGAQVVRNDAKGLAASYGAGPAAVPGRDYTPALSGADHARAFLGVQTGCSHSCTFCATVIARGSARSATINAVVASARTALDRGQREIILTGVDLASYGDDSGASLAALVEALLALPDLERLRLSSLDPDRIDEALFALLTREARVMPHVHLSLQAGDDMVLTRMKRRHRRAGAVELTRRLKAARPEIAIGADLIAGFPTEDETMFANSLALIDDCDIVFGHIFPYSARAGTPAARMPQVGRGVARERAATLREANARRRHAWLDAQTGRITRMLVERDGLTGHGENFAALTLAAPTAPGRIVPVRIGARDGERMAARELAA from the coding sequence ATGAGCGTCGCAACGCGGGGCGGCGCCGAAGTCGTCAATTTCGGATGCCGGCTGAACATCGCCGAGGGCGAAGCGATCCGCGCGGCGGTCCGCGAGGCGGCGGCACCGGACACGATCGTCTTCAACAGCTGCGCGGTGACCGACGAGGCGGTGCGGCAGGCACGACAAGCCGTGCGACGCGCCTTGCGGGAAAGCCCCGGCAGGCGCGTCGTCGTGACCGGTTGCGCGGCGGAGCTGGAATCTGCACGCTTTGCCGACATGGGCGCACAGGTCGTGCGCAACGACGCCAAGGGATTGGCGGCGAGCTATGGCGCCGGCCCGGCGGCGGTACCCGGCCGCGACTACACCCCCGCCCTCTCCGGTGCCGATCACGCGCGCGCCTTCCTCGGCGTGCAGACCGGCTGCTCGCACAGCTGCACCTTCTGCGCGACGGTGATCGCGCGCGGGTCCGCCAGGTCGGCAACCATCAATGCGGTGGTGGCAAGCGCCCGCACCGCGCTCGACCGCGGCCAGCGCGAGATCATCCTGACCGGGGTCGATCTCGCCAGCTATGGCGACGACAGCGGAGCTAGCCTCGCGGCGCTGGTCGAGGCGCTGCTCGCGCTGCCCGACCTGGAACGGTTGCGACTGTCGTCGCTCGACCCCGATCGCATCGACGAGGCGCTGTTCGCGCTGCTTACCCGGGAAGCGCGTGTCATGCCCCACGTCCATCTGTCGCTGCAGGCGGGCGACGACATGGTACTGACGCGCATGAAGCGCCGCCACCGCCGCGCCGGGGCTGTCGAGCTGACCCGGCGGCTCAAGGCGGCCCGCCCCGAAATCGCGATCGGCGCCGACCTGATCGCCGGCTTTCCCACCGAGGATGAAACCATGTTTGCCAATTCGCTGGCGCTGATCGACGATTGTGACATCGTCTTCGGCCATATCTTTCCTTACAGCGCTCGCGCCGGAACCCCCGCCGCGCGCATGCCGCAGGTCGGTCGCGGCGTCGCGCGCGAACGCGCCGCGACCCTGCGCGAGGCCAATGCACGGCGCCGACACGCTTGGCTCGACGCCCAGACGGGCCGCATCACCCGCATGCTCGTCGAACGCGACGGACTTACCGGGCATGGCGAAAATTTCGCCGCGCTGACGCTCGCCGCCCCGACGGCGCCGGGACGCATCGTGCCGGTCCGCATCGGCGCCCGCGACGGCGAGCGGATGGCGGCAAGGGAACTGGCAGCATGA
- a CDS encoding EAL domain-containing protein, producing MATAEPPKRPDRAEGAKRDVVAGGIVVAAIILFVGTGSTVMQSVVRALSGIGGGTDRVLAATLILNIALILFGWRRYEDLNREIHERTVAEQKARYLADRDPLTDFLNRRAMLEQGQDLIAAAAEARRHVALFLLDLDHFKTVNDIHGHAAGDRLLKVAAERIAAVLPPSALMARLGGDEFVAMLMFEPAGRAHVDTLAAQLVTALEEPVTHDGQQIRIGASIGIALATDASAAMDTMVRQADIAMYHCKDEGRNRFCWFEHGMEMAVQVRNQIETGIRSGMPRGEFAPYFEPQVDIATGRLVGFEMLMRWESPEYGLIPPDRFIPVAEDSGLIGELSLRVIGQALEIAKGWDPSITLAVNISPQQLKDPWFSQKLTKLLVETGFPASQLEVEITESSLFENLPLVRSIVTSLKNQGVALSLDDFGTGYSSLSHLRALPFDRIKIDKSFVAAMQGSPDAQAIVIAIVRLGESLAMPITAEGVEDEATAAELTRLGVAKAQGWHYGKPASAAATLKLLAERGLLRGPAAAIADAPGDEAQRKTA from the coding sequence ATGGCGACCGCGGAACCGCCGAAACGACCCGACCGCGCCGAGGGGGCGAAACGCGACGTGGTGGCGGGCGGCATCGTCGTCGCGGCGATCATCCTGTTCGTCGGCACGGGCAGCACCGTGATGCAATCGGTCGTCCGCGCGCTGTCGGGAATCGGCGGCGGCACCGACCGGGTGCTCGCCGCGACGCTGATCCTGAACATCGCGCTGATCCTGTTCGGCTGGCGCCGCTACGAAGATCTGAACCGCGAAATTCACGAGCGCACCGTTGCCGAACAAAAGGCGCGCTACCTCGCCGACCGCGATCCGCTGACCGATTTCCTCAACCGCCGCGCGATGCTCGAACAGGGGCAGGACCTGATCGCCGCCGCCGCCGAAGCCCGCCGTCACGTCGCGCTGTTCCTGCTCGACCTCGACCATTTCAAGACCGTCAACGACATTCACGGCCACGCCGCGGGCGACCGGCTGCTCAAGGTGGCGGCCGAGCGCATCGCCGCGGTGCTGCCGCCGAGCGCGCTGATGGCACGACTGGGCGGCGACGAGTTCGTCGCGATGCTGATGTTCGAGCCGGCAGGCAGGGCGCATGTCGACACGCTCGCGGCGCAGCTGGTCACCGCGCTCGAAGAACCGGTGACGCACGACGGCCAGCAAATCCGTATCGGCGCCTCGATCGGCATCGCGCTGGCGACCGACGCCAGCGCTGCCATGGACACGATGGTTCGCCAGGCCGATATCGCCATGTATCATTGCAAGGACGAGGGGCGGAACCGCTTCTGCTGGTTCGAGCACGGCATGGAAATGGCCGTACAGGTCCGCAACCAGATCGAGACGGGAATCCGCAGCGGCATGCCGCGCGGCGAATTCGCCCCCTATTTCGAGCCGCAGGTCGACATCGCCACCGGGCGCCTCGTCGGCTTCGAGATGCTGATGCGCTGGGAATCGCCCGAATATGGCCTGATCCCGCCCGACCGTTTCATTCCGGTCGCCGAGGACAGCGGCCTGATCGGCGAGCTGTCGCTGCGCGTGATCGGACAGGCGCTGGAGATCGCCAAGGGCTGGGACCCGTCGATCACCCTCGCCGTCAACATCTCGCCGCAGCAGCTCAAGGATCCCTGGTTCAGCCAGAAACTGACCAAGCTGCTCGTCGAAACGGGCTTCCCCGCCAGCCAGCTTGAGGTCGAGATCACCGAAAGCTCGCTGTTCGAAAACCTGCCGCTCGTACGCTCGATCGTCACCAGCCTCAAGAATCAGGGGGTGGCGCTCAGCCTCGACGATTTCGGCACCGGCTACAGCTCGCTGTCCCACCTGCGCGCGCTACCCTTCGACCGGATCAAGATCGACAAGAGCTTCGTCGCCGCGATGCAGGGCAGCCCCGACGCGCAGGCGATCGTCATCGCGATCGTGCGGCTCGGCGAAAGTCTGGCGATGCCGATCACCGCCGAGGGAGTCGAAGACGAAGCGACCGCGGCCGAACTGACCCGGCTGGGAGTCGCCAAGGCGCAGGGCTGGCATTACGGCAAACCCGCGTCGGCGGCCGCGACGCTGAAGCTGCTCGCCGAGCGCGGGTTGCTGCGGGGACCGGCGGCCGCGATCGCAGACGCACCCGGCGACGAAGCGCAGCGCAAGACGGCGTAG
- a CDS encoding diguanylate cyclase: protein MARWAQALAIGAGLLGSAVPAHAQSRFADATTMTWDGVLTGIFLGLLLFSLAYNAAFYALLRERFLIWQSGRALAYFALAIGLSPLAMGPILAPDSFARQVWISFFFDLGVVVSGPFLRAYLERDTIPRWAWPLLGWPPFLILLTTPVTVMAAPPALYFALRNLALLAMLILCVTTITIALRRGSRTARYQAAAWSGIGGVYGVSLLHDIILKAPFEAFLFALFPALGLEVMLTALGVLDRLVRLRRERQEARAQAEAMRVIAHTDPLTGLPNRRAIEESYKGEAPVAIAIVDIDHFKAINDRHGHDVGDRVIFATGVALGSGSAMAARIGGEEFALLFRCEAGAVAGEAEKLRRRVGAYIAQMVPSLQRPVTASMGLVHIARDTSFGAAMKSADINLYAAKESGRDRVVFVEAA from the coding sequence ATGGCGCGATGGGCGCAAGCGTTGGCAATCGGCGCGGGGCTGTTGGGCAGCGCCGTGCCCGCGCACGCGCAGTCGCGGTTCGCCGATGCCACGACGATGACTTGGGACGGCGTCCTCACGGGGATCTTCCTGGGCCTCCTCCTCTTTTCTCTGGCCTACAACGCCGCCTTTTATGCGCTGCTTCGCGAACGATTCCTGATCTGGCAAAGCGGGCGCGCTCTTGCCTATTTCGCCCTGGCGATCGGCCTTTCGCCGCTTGCGATGGGGCCCATTCTCGCTCCCGACAGCTTCGCGCGTCAGGTGTGGATCAGTTTTTTCTTCGATCTGGGCGTCGTGGTATCGGGGCCGTTCCTGCGCGCCTATCTCGAGCGCGACACGATACCCCGCTGGGCCTGGCCGCTGCTCGGCTGGCCGCCGTTCCTGATCCTGCTGACGACGCCCGTGACGGTGATGGCGGCCCCGCCCGCGCTCTATTTCGCGCTGCGCAACCTCGCTCTTCTGGCAATGCTCATCCTGTGCGTGACGACGATTACCATCGCGCTGCGCCGCGGCAGCCGCACCGCGCGGTACCAGGCGGCAGCGTGGAGCGGCATTGGCGGCGTCTATGGCGTCAGCCTGTTACACGACATCATACTCAAGGCGCCTTTCGAAGCCTTCCTCTTTGCCCTGTTTCCCGCGCTCGGGCTCGAGGTCATGCTCACCGCGCTCGGCGTTCTCGACCGCCTCGTCCGCCTGCGCCGCGAGCGGCAGGAAGCGCGCGCGCAGGCCGAGGCGATGCGGGTGATCGCGCATACCGACCCGCTTACCGGACTGCCCAACCGCCGCGCGATCGAGGAGAGTTACAAAGGCGAAGCACCGGTCGCGATCGCCATCGTCGACATCGACCATTTCAAGGCGATCAACGACCGGCACGGCCATGATGTCGGCGATCGGGTGATCTTCGCTACCGGGGTCGCGCTGGGATCGGGCAGCGCGATGGCGGCCCGAATCGGGGGCGAGGAATTCGCGCTGCTGTTCCGCTGCGAAGCGGGCGCGGTCGCCGGCGAAGCCGAAAAGCTGCGCCGCCGCGTCGGCGCCTATATCGCACAGATGGTGCCGTCGTTGCAGCGTCCGGTGACGGCGAGCATGGGCCTCGTCCATATCGCGCGCGACACGAGTTTCGGCGCGGCGATGAAGTCGGCCGACATCAACCTCTACGCCGCAAAGGAAAGCGGGCGCGACCGGGTGGTGTTCGTCGAAGCGGCGTGA
- a CDS encoding serine hydrolase domain-containing protein translates to MRLISAFLMASALVAPTLAFAQGPAPKTLDQLAPEIDALFAKYQAEAHVPGLVYGIVKDGRLAYVKGAGVQNIADKSPVTPDSLFRIASMTKAFTALAILKLRDDGKLRLDDLAEQYVPEMKGWTYPTKDSPRIRVRDLLQHVGGLVTDDPWGDRQQVLSQDAFTTMIAAGVPFSRVPQSQHEYSNFGYALLGRIVTNASGMAYTDYVRQAILTPLGMADSGFDAPKAPNARYARGYRWENDRWSPEPEMIDGAFNAMGGLQVSANDYAKWVAFLLSAWPARDDPDTGPVKRATVREMAQGLNFTSVASRIGSTGADACKQSLAYGMGWRVAQDCDLGLTMAHGGGYPGYGSHVMLMPDHGVGIFALANRTYAGPSGPAWDTAVAMEGAGLLESPAVPVSPAVAEAFAAARAAYAAGNIGPLEGRLAMNFLMDRSAANWAAELALLKERLGACPDAEPLAPLGALSTAFRLNCEKGKLDGMLLLAPTTPATIQALRLRAASE, encoded by the coding sequence ATGCGTTTGATTTCCGCTTTTCTCATGGCTTCGGCGCTCGTCGCGCCGACACTGGCCTTCGCCCAGGGCCCCGCCCCCAAGACCCTTGACCAGCTCGCGCCCGAGATCGACGCGCTTTTCGCCAAATATCAGGCCGAAGCGCATGTCCCCGGGCTCGTGTACGGCATCGTCAAGGACGGCAGGCTGGCCTATGTAAAGGGTGCCGGGGTCCAGAATATCGCCGACAAGAGCCCCGTCACCCCCGACAGCCTGTTCCGCATCGCGTCGATGACCAAGGCGTTCACCGCGCTCGCGATCCTGAAACTGCGCGACGACGGCAAGCTCCGCCTCGATGACCTCGCCGAACAATATGTGCCCGAGATGAAGGGCTGGACCTATCCGACGAAGGACAGCCCGCGCATCCGGGTGCGCGACCTGCTCCAGCATGTCGGCGGGCTGGTCACCGATGATCCGTGGGGCGATCGCCAGCAGGTGTTGTCGCAGGATGCGTTCACGACGATGATCGCGGCGGGCGTGCCGTTCAGCCGCGTGCCGCAGAGCCAGCATGAATATTCGAACTTCGGTTATGCGCTGCTCGGCCGGATCGTGACCAATGCCTCGGGCATGGCTTACACCGACTATGTCCGGCAGGCGATCCTGACCCCGCTCGGCATGGCGGACAGCGGTTTCGACGCGCCGAAGGCGCCGAACGCCCGCTATGCGCGCGGCTACCGCTGGGAAAATGATCGCTGGTCGCCCGAGCCCGAGATGATCGACGGGGCGTTCAACGCGATGGGCGGGTTGCAGGTCAGCGCGAACGACTATGCCAAATGGGTCGCCTTCCTGCTGTCGGCATGGCCCGCGCGCGACGATCCCGACACCGGTCCGGTCAAGCGCGCGACGGTGCGCGAGATGGCGCAGGGGCTCAATTTCACCTCGGTCGCCAGCCGCATCGGATCGACGGGTGCGGATGCGTGCAAGCAGAGCCTCGCCTATGGCATGGGCTGGCGCGTCGCGCAGGATTGCGACCTTGGCCTGACCATGGCGCATGGCGGCGGTTATCCGGGCTATGGCAGCCATGTGATGCTGATGCCGGATCATGGCGTCGGTATCTTCGCGCTCGCCAATCGTACCTATGCCGGGCCGTCGGGACCCGCGTGGGACACGGCGGTCGCGATGGAGGGTGCGGGCCTGCTCGAAAGCCCAGCCGTGCCGGTTTCGCCGGCGGTCGCGGAAGCCTTCGCCGCTGCGCGCGCTGCCTATGCCGCGGGCAATATCGGGCCGCTCGAGGGCCGGCTGGCAATGAACTTTCTTATGGACCGGTCGGCCGCGAACTGGGCGGCCGAACTCGCGCTGCTCAAGGAACGGCTCGGTGCCTGCCCCGACGCCGAACCGCTCGCGCCGCTGGGGGCGCTGTCGACCGCTTTCCGGCTGAACTGCGAAAAGGGGAAACTCGACGGCATGTTGCTCCTCGCGCCGACGACACCCGCGACCATTCAGGCGTTGCGCCTGCGGGCGGCGTCCGAATAG